A window of Hordeum vulgare subsp. vulgare chromosome 5H, MorexV3_pseudomolecules_assembly, whole genome shotgun sequence genomic DNA:
TCAGCAAGAAGCCAGGGACGAGACCGCGGCCGCGTCCACCCTTGCCGCCGTCCTAGAGCAAGAGGCCAACGCCGCGAAGACAAACCAGCTCATCTGCGAGGCCACGAGGCAGACCATGATGATACTAGTGTTAATCCCTGGGCAACACGAGCTCGTCGCTACCGCTACGGCCGCGGCCAACACTGGCTCATTGCCCCTTCATCACCATCTTCCGCACTCGCAGCGCATGTCCTTCACGTCGGTGATGCACGGCTTCCAGCGACACCTCCTGCAGACCTTCCGTTTATCCTACTTTATGGGCTCCGGTTCACCGGAGGTGAGCGTGCTCGCGCCTGCCACTCCAACCCTCGCGGGCATCGACCTCAACGCGGTGCCTGTGAGAGGTGGATCATCCTCCGGGGGTGCGTGCAAGAAGCCTCGCGGGATCCTAGCTGACGCCGTGGGGAACGCCCGCAACTTGTTTGACATAATGTCGGCTGCGGAAGACGAGGCTAACCGCGTGTTCATGGAGAGCCTCATCTACGACGGTGGCATTATGTCGATCCCGATGAAACGCAAAGCCAAGATGGACGCACCCCCTTCATGGTCGGGTATGATGGCATGGGGTATTCGTTTGGTGAAGACAATGGAGGCATGGTCGACCGCCTCGTGGAGGACCAACTCGGCTTGGGCAGCTCTTTCCCGCTAGATCACGAGTTCTCGAAAGACTATGGCCTAGACGAAGAGGATGATGAAGTGGACATCGATGGACTAAGGCACGTCCCGTCAGCGGCATCGACATGAAAGACATGGTATGCCGACATGCTTGTTTATATTGATTGTCCCATACGTTGCTTATTTTGGTACGCCGACATGCTACCTCATTTGTAGGTCTTCAAGCTTTGAAAGCATTCAAGGTCCACTATGAGAGCAAGTTTTTCAACTTCACTCATTGTTGGATGATTCATCAATGGAGAAGAGAAGTTTAAAATGCAATATGTTGCCATCAAGGCGCGGGAAGGAAGCCGTTGAAGAGCATGATGAAGGCAAGAAGCCGCAGTCGCGGGGGGAGACAAACTCGAAGAAAGAGGACAAGCGTGAGGCGGCGTCCCATGCCTTGCCAGCTACTTTGCAAGGCATGATCGCCGACAAAGACTCAAGAAAGGAGAAGCGTCGGCAAAACAAGGAAGAGCAAATTAGGGCTTTCATGGAGATACAAAACAAAAAGCTCGTGTTGGAGGCCGAGAAACAAGGGAAGATGCTAGAGATCAAGGCCACAAAAGTAGCCACCAAAGCAAGAGAAGTCTGGATATCTTGCATGATGAAAGGGGTCGAGATCATGAATATGGACTTGAACACGGTCTCCCCGAGGAAGCGGTCTTGATTCGAGAAGATGCGGGCCGACATGTTCAGCCTCAAGCCGAGTGATCCATGCCACGGTGTGCGGGCATGACCGTGGCCGAGATGGCGTGGACGAACTACATTCTTATTTTGTGTGTTGACATGTGTACCAACCCGCTGACAAATGCGTCCAGCTTAAAAACTGCGTTTTTTTTTTGTCTGGCATATGTATGCTGGCCGCTCGCATATAACCGGCATGAACTCTTGACGCTGGCATGATGTGCGGCAgcaggacattttagcattaaaaaTTGTTTGTGCGCAGACGAAAAATTAGTCAGCATGTCGAACGCACAGTCGACCCCATTTGCAAATTAGGACGCACGAGCTGACCCAAACGAATAAATGGTGAACAAAAcacgcgtccgtttgggtcgtccCGTGCTAAGCCAGACGAATAAATGGCAACTCTCCACCTGTTGCTGTCCAGGACAAGTattgttttcttcttttctttttggcaacAAGTAAATTTAAAAGGAATCTGCGCAAGTGTCACGCCATGCATCAATTGTTTAAGTCATCACCAAATAAACAAGTTCAAAGTTCTAAAAAAAGTCCAACCTCCCATAAAAATACAGAAATGATAAATCATGAACGTTCGGATTTTAATCATGAAATCCAAACGTTTTTCATGACAATTTTAGTTCACGTGAGATTGACAAACATAACAATTTGCTGACAAAATAAAAACTGGAACAAAGCTGCCATGTTTTACCAACAAAAGTGGCTATCTCGCCTCAACTAAAGTTGCAATGAAAAAACATTCGGGATGACTTGTTTAAAATCCAAAAGTTCGGGATTTATCCgggttgatttttttttccaaccTGAGCTATGAATTGTACATATCTTTTAACCGGCATATGCAAGAGCTTGTTAGTAACATTTTCTCCACAAATTAAGCTCATTCACTGCCTGAATTAATAAGAAATGTACTGCTTTGCCTGCTTCCTATGCCACTAAATACAAGAATTTAAGTCATTAATAGACAAAGTCATATGATTCAACTTTGACCTGCTTTTTCTATATCAATATGTTGTAAAAAATATGTTCAAGAAGGTGTATTTTGGTTTACAACAAATCTTACTTGAGTACGCATATGACTAAACCACCATTGATCAGAACACAACATTGTGTATATGAAACCCTTCCAGCATTTTCAAGCTAAAAAAACATTTAGGATGAGTTAACAAAAGCAAAACATATTATACATATCATGTTCATCTGATGATCAGCATCTTTGCCTAGAAAGCTTCACAGAAGGATGCATTAATTAAACCAAAGCACTagatatataaatataaaataaaacaaagccCTAGGGGTGTTCTCTTCAGTCTTCACCAGAGTTTAAGTCAATACCCGAACCACCACATCAGCTAGTTTAAGCAGCGGCAAATTAACATGCAAGCATGCCTAGCGCGAGGTTCGTTCTTGACTTAATCCCTAGTTGGCATCTCACCCCGTTCATATCCTCTATGCCATACTAATTCGTTCTCCACACTATATAATTTATTTGTATCCCAAGAAGCCGCTATGATAATCCGAGTTTTCGTCTgaaatcgtcgtcgtcttcttcttcctcctctagcttTGTGATCTTCATCTTACACGACCTGATCGAGCTAGTTAGACATTTGACATGGCATCCGGCCGGCGCTGTATCGCTATGTTGGCCGGAATCCATGTCAAATGCCCGCTAGCAATGGAGCTAGGGCGAGATGATGCTGGCCTGCAGGGCTGACTTGATCTTCTGGATGGTGCAGGAGAGCAGGTTGCTGACGGTGTCGACAGACTCCACGGTGAGCTTCGCCGTCGGCAGGTTGTTCACCAGTATCTGGAACGCCACAGTGACGAGagagccggggttgttgttgctgccgccGCCATGAGCGATGGGCGACGAGCCCTGGGGAGAAGGGTCCAGAGGGGCGGCTTGCATGGTGTGGCCGTCGGGGAGGATGGCGAAGCCAGAGGGCAGCAGGGAGACGTAGGCCGAGTCGCCGCCGCCCATGACGACGTGCATGGACTGCACGTCCACCGGCGCGTACACCACCAGCGAGCCAGATGCGTCGGTGCACGTCTCCTGCAGGATGAGCATGTTGTTCTGGTTCCCGCTTGTCGCCTGCATGCAAATTTAGTATCAGTGCCAGCAGGGAGTGCTACTTGTACAATTTGTACCAGATGTGGACAGtcttgcaagcattgaaattgtcAGCTTAATTAAGGTACGGAGTATTAAAAAAACTGAAAGTGTCACATTTATTTGCTTATTAAGACCTCCAACAAACTAGGAGTGGTCCGAATTAACTAGTAAGATCGTACGCTCAATTTGTTAAATTTGTTTGGTACAAACATATTACTCCTTTTGTAAACAAATATAATACTTGTTGGTATTGATCTAAGGCTGATTGTAAAGGTgaatatcatatactagtatcatgcataataTACCAGtgtacatccgtaatgcatagtatcatatgataGTTTATTTATTGTAATGCAGACATATATTAACACAACATTTAAAATGatgcggtatcatgatatgatactacaccttctcttttttctttaattctacatcatgtcattaaaattatctagttgacatgcatgatactacaaGCTGAATATGGGTCAACTTATTTCCACAACCTAAAATAAGCtacgaaagaactgcccaaaaacATGGTATATTTaattacagagggagtattatccAAGACAAAGGGAGGTCTAGAAGAAATGGCAAAGATCTGTACTAACAATTTTGGAGCAAGCTGTAAAAATCTGCATAGCCTTAACTTCTTTTGTTTAATACTTCCTCCATTtcaaaataattgtctcaactttataATAGTTCTAATATAAAGTTATATTAAGTTTAAGACAAAGGGAATAAGATGGTAGTTCTCTAAATGTAAAGTGTTTTTTTGAGCCAATGTCATGTCAGGCTGGTAGAATCCTGGTGTACTTGAGATCAAAAGGGAATCCCGGTGTACTTGCTGTCAACTTCATGGTTCTGTAGGAACCAGGATATGCCAAGACGcttcaaaaagaatcaaataccggatgaaaaaaaatacttgtcatggatctgaaagtaaaaGAAAGATAGAGCCAATACTGACAGGCTTTCGTGAGCATGCATGCAAGCCAGGACAAGGGCAGATAGGCTGCATGGctacatgcaagcatgctcccaaAAGGAGGGAAAAGTTAACAGCTAGCTTTCTATCACAAATGTCAACCCTACTACTACTAGCTAGCCAACCCCACTACTACCCCCGGACCCCAGTTCTGTAGCCAAGAACAATAATTTCTTGGAGGTTTTCTGATTCGTCCCCTTCCTCCTGTCACTGTGCCCCCCGACCCATACATTTGCCAATAAGGCCATGAAACCTGCATCATGCTAGTTCATGCTATAGTACAGAACTACTCCATGAAGAATACTTAGGAGAGGTGGGAGTACTTGATTCCTTGATAAGCTATTCATAATTAACTATCTCTCAGGGAGTTCTGTCAGTTTAACTGCTAGTCTGCTGCTAATAAgtactccctcctccgttcctaaatataagtctttctagagattacactagtagactacatacagatgtatatagacatactttagaatatagatttacttattttgcttcgtacgtagactctttgtgaaatatcttaaaagacttactatttaggaacggagggagtagtagctaATGTTAGAAGCGCGGATGCTTTAGTTCTCGAGAAAACAAGTGTCGGAAGACATAAAGATTATGGGGAACAAGAAAAACAGATGGAAACTGAGGTCTgtggagaagaaaatgagaagGGATGGAAGATATTATGATGGACTTACGTTTGGACGGAGGAGGGAGACGGCGTTGCCGTGGTGCTGGCCCTTGGCGATGTGGTCCATCTCCTGCATGGCCTCGCCATTGGCGAGGATGTCCCACTCTCCGCGGCGCTGCTCGTCGCGTAGATAGTCGAAGACGCGCTGCGGGGACGTGCCAGGGAGCCGCACGGAGGTCGTGGCGCTGAGCACGACGCCAGGGGGCTCGCCAGGCGCGCCCACGCTCTGCCTGGCCATCATCCTCACCTTGTCCTCTCCGCCAGAGGCCTGCTCCCGTCCGCCGGCTCCCTCGACGCGCCATTCGTCGAGGCGGCGCCATTTCTGTGCCGCCGTGGCGCACACCCCGGCGCAGAAGTTATCAGCCATCCGCTGTGCCAGCCTGAGCATGCAGCGGCGCCCCGCCGGAGAGATGGCCTCGTGGCGGTCGCCGTGGTTGGGGTGCGGGTTGGAACAGAGGATGGCATGGTACTCGCACTGGCGCTGCAGCGAGGCGAGCCAGCGGCGCGCGCCGAGGGCCTGGCCGGAGCGGAGCAGCGGGCGGTACAGCTCGTGCACCGCCGCCTCGTCGTACTCGGCGTGAACCACCCACGTGACCTGCACAGTACGCACAACAGCAAAGTCAGTAGTGTAGTTACACTTACCACGGGCAGGCTCGATCGGAGGCATGCAGCCTTGCTTTCCCCGCTGGCTTCGGCCACTTGCCGCGACAAGGCAGTAATGGCGGCTGCCGGCGCACGCGCGGTGCCGGACGGGCAGCTAGCTGGTCACGtacagtaacaatagtaacagtaAAACCGGCCTGCTTGTAACAAATTGCGTCACCCCCTGAAGCAAGAGGACAAGCCGCGCGCGTAGACACAGCCAGCCTGCAGCTGCATGCCCATGCCATCTGATGGACCATGATATCACCGGAGCATAGTGGAGGATCCAGAGGTCCAGAAGAGACCCAGTTGACCACTGCAAAACCCTAGCTAAACACACACAGCCAGCATTGCTGCAGTCGCAACCACATGGAGATAAGTAGTCGAAAATAAAACATAACATGCAAATGGTCGAACACGAGCCGTGCAGTAGAGTACAGCGCCTGGCGATCCGATCGTGCACGTACAAACGTAATCTGCGATGTAGATATGCTTAGTTTTGGAGCCAGGCGTCGACCACACGCCAGTGGATCACGTGGGTGTCAACAGGCCGCAACTGTTATTAGCAGCATGCAGCATGCATCTTGCACAATCCCATGATGGATTAAGCTGGACTAATAGTAGCTAGTCTAGTTTTATATATACTTTTTATTACAAGGAACAAGGAACCCTAGAATACTGGATCTGTCCACTAGCGAGGCATTTGGCGCGCACGGACGGGGCGGACGGAAGCATCGAAAGAGTTGAAAATTGTGTGCCTGCGAGTGCTCCGGGAAGCGAAAACAATGGCGATCGGTCGTCGCAGGCGGCACGGAAACCAACTGATCCTATCTATGCATGCACGTCGTCACACGAGACGAGAGCATTGACTTGCCGGAGGTGGGTTTGGATTCACCTTCGTCCACGTCCGTCCGTGGAGCATAGAATACTGGGCCGCGCTGCGTGTACGTGCGTGCGCGCGGCGTTAATGTGGGCGGCCGACTGACTGACTGCGGCCACATGCCGACGCGCCGTGCGGCAATCAAGGCGGAAGGACTGATCATGggctggcggtggcggtggcggtggcggccgTGGTCAGAGTAACGCCGGCCGATGGAACAGGACGGGGTACGGATGGCGCGTTATAGTTCGGCCggtgggtggcggtggcacggaCGGGTTGGTTACGTACCTTGGCGTAGCCGTTCTGCATGTCCTCGACGATGCAGCCGgaggggaggaggcggcagcCCATGTACCCTGCCGGGCCGGCCCCGCCGGCGCCGGAGTCTGGGCGGAGGACGCCGTCCACCGACACGTCCACGATGGCCCACAGCCCGTCGGCGTGCTGCTTGCAGAAGCGCAGGAACGTCACCTCCCTGATCGGCACCAGCGGAGACAGCACCTGCAGCTCCGCGCGCATCTGCACGTACACATGGTCACCAGGGCGTCAGTACGTAGCCGGAGCGAGCGAGATCAAGTTTAAGCTGGTCGCGAGGTGGAGCTAGGATGAAACGGGAGTGCATGGTCACCAGTTGGATTGAGCCGCTGCGTGTGCCGCCCATGCCGCTCGAGATGATCTCCATCGTGCTCGCCCTCGCCACCACGCACGGGAACATCTCCGACCACCGGGCCTGCAGCATTGCACCGATTAGCTTAGCTTGTGTTTCTGCGTGAACCACCGCCAAGTATATAGTATGTTGATGGCAATGCGCACCTCGTTCATGAGGCTGTTGACGAGGTCGACGCTGTTGATGATGGCGATGCCGACCTCGCGGGTGGCCTCGGAGACGTAGCCGGCGGGGCTGGGGCCGAGCACGCGGGCGAAGGCGCGCCGGTACTCGTCGTAGTTGAGCGTCTCAATCCCAATCTCCAGGCTGGGCTGCCACAGCGGGTCGTCCACCTGCGTCACCTTCACCAGCTCCTCCATTGCGGCCAGCCCGAGCTCGAGCAGCGCGCCGCGGTCGATGGAGACGCCTTCGCCTCCGAGGCCGTCGTCCAGGCCGCCGCCCATCATGCCAGCGGGCAGGCGCATGGCCGCCGAGCCGCCGCCCATGAGGTCGGGGATGGACTGCATTCCCATTCCCATGAAGCCGTTGTTGCTGCCGACAGCGAGGTCGAGGCCGGAGCAGAGCGACGACGGCAGGCTCAGCGGCGATGAGATGGCGGATACGGGGCGGCCAAGGAACTTGCCGGCGAGCGCGCAGACGCGGTCCAGCTCGTCCTTGAGGCGCGAGTTCTCGATGCGCAGGTGCTGCTCCTCCAGCGACACCTCCCCGAGCACGGCCGCGCCGCCGCAGTTGCCGCAGGTGGGACTCCGCATCGCCTCCCGGATCGTCATGTTCTCCGTCCTCAGCTTGTCGTTCTCCTGCCGCAGCAGCGCGTTCTCGTGCCGCTCGATCTGCGTCTGCAACCAACCCGGCCGGCACGATtaccaaaaaagaagaaggaaggaatTGATTCTTCCTGGCATAGCTTAACTTGTCACATCAACCGACACGTTACACCAAAGATAGATAGGTAGAAAGAAAGATTGCTGTGACTGACAGTCCGAACCTTCATCTGGGTGCGGCGATTCTGGAACCAGAACTTGACCTGGCGGCTCTCCAGGTTGAGCCGCCGGCTGAGCTCCATCCGCTGCTTCTCGTCGGGGTGAGGGCACTCCTTGAACACGCtgcgccacacacacacacacacacacgtacgTACGTATACCCAAAATGAATCAGCCAGGCAAAGAGAAGCTGTAGTTTAGGGCTAGAAACTGCATGCACCAAGAAGTTGCAATTGCTTACGCCTCGAGCTCTTGGATTTGCTGCGGCGTGTGGCGGTGGTAGCGCTTCTTCTTCTTGCGCGGGTTGCTGTTGTCGGGGTCGAGGTCGTCGCCGGACGCGCCGTCCAGGTTGTCGCTGCCGGAGCGGCTGTCGTTCTCGTCCTCCCGCGCGCGGCCCAGcgagtcgccgtcgccgccgctccCCGTGCTCCCCAGGTAACCGCCGAGCCTGCTCGCGTCGCCCAGCTGACCTCCGCCCTCCATGTTCGCCTGCAAAATTAAATTAAACCAAGGAGAATCGAACGCAATTAAACACGGCCAACAAGAGAAACTGAACAATTAAACACGCAGCAGTAGTGAGCGCACGAACGGACAGGCGGGTGGCAAGTATTATTATTATAGCGTACCATGCCGAGGGAGAGGCCGGTGGAGGAGgcgaagccgccgccggcgccgggCCTGGGGAtgggcggcggcgcgaggaggcgtccggggttgtgcatgccgGCGCCGCCCCCGCCGGCGTCGTAGGAGAAGACGCCGGAGCCGGCGCCGTCGAACATGCCGCCGAAGCTCATCTATCTACTACTGCTGCAAAGCGCAAACGACAGACAAAGACTACTACAACCCGGGctgttgttttcttttcttttcttttgtaagGACCGATGACTGGCTAAAATCAGTCCTCCCTCTATCCCCGAGAATTGATCCTGCTACCCACCCCTGCGGCTGCAGGCAGGATGGAAAGTCGATCCCCTCAGATCCCGACGATTGATTGCGTTATttttatgatgatgatgatgagggagagagaggggcatgcATTAAAATAGCAGGAGCGACGGGCTATACATGGCATGACGGGCGCGGGGGCGGAAGGGAATCATGGAGCCCCGGTGCAAACAAGGAAAGAATCGCGACGTGCAGATCCCTGCACTTGTGGGTTGCCGTCCCGAGATACTCTCCAAACTCCCTCTCTCGGCCGCCGCCGTTGTGACGGCGGCGACTGCCCTAGGAGCTAAGCCGGGTAACAGCAAAGCAGTGC
This region includes:
- the LOC123400019 gene encoding homeobox-leucine zipper protein ROC6-like encodes the protein MSFGGMFDGAGSGVFSYDAGGGGAGMHNPGRLLAPPPIPRPGAGGGFASSTGLSLGMANMEGGGQLGDASRLGGYLGSTGSGGDGDSLGRAREDENDSRSGSDNLDGASGDDLDPDNSNPRKKKKRYHRHTPQQIQELEAVFKECPHPDEKQRMELSRRLNLESRQVKFWFQNRRTQMKTQIERHENALLRQENDKLRTENMTIREAMRSPTCGNCGGAAVLGEVSLEEQHLRIENSRLKDELDRVCALAGKFLGRPVSAISSPLSLPSSLCSGLDLAVGSNNGFMGMGMQSIPDLMGGGSAAMRLPAGMMGGGLDDGLGGEGVSIDRGALLELGLAAMEELVKVTQVDDPLWQPSLEIGIETLNYDEYRRAFARVLGPSPAGYVSEATREVGIAIINSVDLVNSLMNEARWSEMFPCVVARASTMEIISSGMGGTRSGSIQLMRAELQVLSPLVPIREVTFLRFCKQHADGLWAIVDVSVDGVLRPDSGAGGAGPAGYMGCRLLPSGCIVEDMQNGYAKVTWVVHAEYDEAAVHELYRPLLRSGQALGARRWLASLQRQCEYHAILCSNPHPNHGDRHEAISPAGRRCMLRLAQRMADNFCAGVCATAAQKWRRLDEWRVEGAGGREQASGGEDKVRMMARQSVGAPGEPPGVVLSATTSVRLPGTSPQRVFDYLRDEQRRGEWDILANGEAMQEMDHIAKGQHHGNAVSLLRPNATSGNQNNMLILQETCTDASGSLVVYAPVDVQSMHVVMGGGDSAYVSLLPSGFAILPDGHTMQAAPLDPSPQGSSPIAHGGGSNNNPGSLVTVAFQILVNNLPTAKLTVESVDTVSNLLSCTIQKIKSALQASIISP